One window of the Lodderomyces elongisporus chromosome 6, complete sequence genome contains the following:
- the FAS1 gene encoding beta subunit of fatty acid synthetase encodes MSTQRPFQLNHGSIEHTFLVPQPLFFNYSQLKDDFLKTLPEPTEGFADDEEPASPVELYGKFLGFMSQQQQQQQQQQQQQQQQHSKIQQLDECLSNSIKDFEATFLENNDNIHSFAVKLLQDETFPTTQLKVKNLIKNYYQSINSSIEKNESNLTFQATQKRAQLAAIFGGQGNTDDYFEELREIFNLYQSLVVEDILLPISKELKQLVKQNTEFDKIYTQGLDIIHWLKHPEQTPDQDYLLSVPVSCPVICIIQICHYAITCKVLGFTPGELRDLLSWSTGHSQGLITAVAIAGSSTWESFLANSIKACSLMFYIGSRSLSTYPRTTLPPTMLQDSLEHGEGRPAPMLSVRDLSYDKVTKFIEQTNSHLPKEKHIAISLINGARNLVISGPPESLYGFNLNLRNNKAPMGLDQSRVPHSERKLKCTNRFLPIFSPFHSHLLADATETIMEDVASLKFDELKIPVYDTFDGSNLQDEKDSTKLNARLIKLITELPVHWEKATEHKATHIVDFGPGGVSGLGVLTHRNKEGTGARVIIAGTIDASSVDDEYGFKHELFQRSDDKQIKWASNWLQEFKPTLVKTSKGKTYVNTKFSQLLGRAPLMIPGMTPTTVNPEIIAASINAGYHIELAGGGYFSAPMMTKAIDDIVANIKPGYGIGINLIYVNPRMLQWGIPLIKDLREKGYPIQSLTIGAGVPSIEVATEYIEDLGLTHLGLKPGSIESISQVITIAKAHPNFPIVLQWTGGRGGGHHSFEDFHQPILQMYSKIRRCPNIVLVAGSGFGSDEDTYPYLTGSWSQKFNYPPMPFDGVLFGSRVMTAKEAHTSLEAKKLIASCTGVSDDKWEQTYKKPTGGIVTVKSEMGEPIHKIATRGVMFWKELDETIFNLPKNKLVEALNKKRDYIIAKLNKDSQKPWFAKNSEGDCDLEDMTYQEVANRMIELMYVNKSNRWIDVSLRNFFGDILKRIEERFTTENGAISLIQNYAQLNDKPQEFTDNFFNHFSLAKTQLISEEDCDYFLMCAARPTQKPAPFVPVLDERFEFFFKKDSLWQSEDLEAVVDEDVQRTCILHGPVACQFTNKVDEPIGEILDNIHEGHIAKLLKDEYNGDVSKIPVVEYFGGKAPKAFKPIENVKIVTDDAKQQVTFEIGSKVPNKQAWLDLLAGEQLSWLQAFISTDRVVQGSKHVANPAHDILSPAPHIKVTIDQSTSTLNVYENVKGDLVPVVEIKFAQADNTITLSLIEHRTADGKPVALPFLYKYQPEDGFAPIVEVMESRNNRIKEFYWKLWFGSHIPYDLDINVEEQILGGEVTVTGTDIANFTHAIGNKCEAFVNRPGKVTLAPMDFAIVIGWRAIIKAIFPKTVDGDLLKLVHLSNGYKMIPGAAPLKKDDVVSTKAEIKAVLNQPSGKLVEVVGTIYREGKPVMQVSSQFLYRGEYTDYENTFQKVTETPVQVAFKSSKDLAVLRSKEWFHLTKDVEFDMLTFRCESTYKFKSANVYSSIITTGQVFMELPTKEVIQVGEVNYEAGVSYGNPVTDYLARNGKTIEEAITFENAIPISSSEELISKAPGTNEPYAIVSGDYNPIHVSRVFAEYAKLPGTITHGMYSSASVRALVEEWAANNVASRVRAFKCDFVGMVLPNDTLQTTMEHVGMINGRKIIKVQTKNIETDLPVLIGEAEIEQPITTYVFTGQGSQEQGMGMDLYNSSDVAKEVWDKADKHFINNYGFSILDIVQNNPNELTIHFGGAKGRAIRDNYIGMMFETISEDGELKSEKIFKDIDHTTTSYTFVSPTGLLSATQFTQPALTLMEKAAYEDIKSKGLIPSDIMFAGHSLGEYSALSSLANVMPIESLVDVVFYRGMTMQVAVPRDELGRSNYGMCAINPSRVSATFNDAALRFVVEEVSSRTEWLLEIVNYNVENQQYVAAGDLRALDTLTNVLNVLKINKIDIVKLQEQLSIEEVKTHLYEIVDEVKAKSLAKPQPIELERGFAVIPLKGISVPFHSSYLMSGVKPFQRFLCKKIPKSSVKPHDLIGKYIPNLTAKPFEITKEYFTDVYNLTKSEKIKAILDNWESYEKQ; translated from the coding sequence ATGTCCACTCAAAGACCTTTCCAATTGAACCACGGATCCATCGAACACACTTTTTTGGTACCGCAACCACTCTTTTTCAACTACTCACAATTGAAAGATGATTTTCTCAAGACGCTACCAGAACCAACTGAAGGTTTTGCAGACGATGAGGAACCAGCAAGTCCCGTTGAATTATACGGCAAATTCTTGGGCTTTATGAgccaacagcaacaacaacagcaacaacagcaacagcaacaacagcaacaacactCCAAAATACAACAATTGGATGAATGTTTAAGCAATTCAATCAAGGATTTTGAAGCAAcctttttggaaaacaacGACAATATCCACTCATTTGCAGTTAAACTCTTGCAAGACGAAACTTTCCCAACCACCCAATTGAAAGTTAAGAACCTCATCAAGAACTACTACCAATCAATAAACTCatcaattgaaaaaaatgaatcaAACTTGACATTCCAAGCTACCCAAAAGAGAGCCCAATTGGCTGCCATCTTTGGTGGTCAAGGAAATACTGACGACTACTTTGAAGAATTGAGAGAAATCTTCAACTTGTACCAAAGCTTGGTTGTTGAAGACATTTTGCTTCCAATCTCAAAGGAATTGAAGCAATTGGTGAAACAAAATACCGAGTTTGACAAAATTTATACCCAAGGACTCGACATTATCCACTGGTTAAAACACCCAGAACAAACACCAGACCAGGACTACTTGTTGAGCGTTCCAGTCAGTTGTCCAGTGATTTGCATCATCCAAATTTGTCACTATGCAATCACTTGTAAAGTATTGGGCTTTACTCCAGGCGAATTGAGAGATTTGCTTTCATGGTCAACTGGTCACTCGCAAGGTTTGATCACCGCTGTCGCTATTGCTGGTTCATCAACTTGGGAATCCTTTTTGGCCAACTCCATCAAGGCATGCTCGTTGATGTTTTACATTGGTTCAAGATCATTGAGCACATACCCAAGAACAACTTTGCCACCAACAATGTTGCAAGACTCATTGGAACACGGTGAAGGTAGACCAGCACCAATGTTGTCAGTAAGAGACTTGTCGTATGACAAGGTTACCAAGTTTattgaacaaacaaactcACACTTGCCCAAGGAAAAACACATTGCCATTAGTTTAATCAATGGTGCTAGAAACTTGGTCATTTCTGGTCCTCCAGAATCATTATACGGTTTCAACTTGAACTTGAGAAACAACAAGGCACCAATGGGCTTGGACCAATCTCGTGTCCCTCACAGTGAAAGAAAGTTGAAATGTACCAATAGATTCTTGCCAATCTTTTCACCATTCCACTCACACTTGTTGGCAGACGCAACTGAAACCATTATGGAAGACGTTGCATCTCTCAAGTTTgatgaattgaaaattcCAGTTTACGACACCTTTGATGGCTCCAACTTGCAAGACGAAAAAGACTCAACAAAATTGAATGCTAGGTTAATTAAACTAATCACCGAATTACCAGTTCACTGGGAAAAAGCCACCGAGCACAAGGCAACACACATTGTAGATTTCGGTCCAGGTGGTGTTTCTGGTTTGGGTGTCTTGACCCACAGAAACAAGGAAGGTACCGGTGCTAGAGTCATTATTGCAGGTACCATTGATGCAAGCTCTGTTGACGACGAATACGGTTTCAAACACGAACTTTTCCAAAGATCAGACGACAAGCAAATTAAATGGGCTTCAAACTGGTTGCAAGAATTTAAGCCAACTTTGGTGAAGACATCTAAAGGCAAGACATATGTCAATACCAAGTTCTCCCAATTGTTGGGTAGAGCTCCATTGATGATTCCAGGTATGACGCCAACCACTGTTAACCCAGAGATTATTGCTGCTTCAATTAATGCTGGTTATCACATTGAGTTAGCCGGTGGTGGTTACTTTTCAGCCCCAATGATGACCAAGGCCATTGATGACATTGTGGCTAATATCAAACCCGGTTATGGAATTGGTATCAACTTGATCTATGTCAACCCAAGAATGTTGCAATGGGGTATTCCATTGATTAAAGACTTGAGAGAAAAAGGTTACCCTATCCAATCACTTACCATTGGTGCTGGTGTTCCATCCATTGAAGTTGCTACCGAGTACATTGAAGACCTTGGATTGACCCACTTGGGCTTGAAACCAGGTTCCATTGAGTCTATTTCCCAAGTCATCACTATTGCCAAGGCACATCCAAACTTTCCAATTGTGTTGCAATGGACTGGTGGTAGAGGTGGTGGTCACCACTCTTTTGAAGATTTCCATCAACCAATTCTTCAAATGTACTCCAAGATTAGAAGATGTCCAAAcattgttcttgttgctgGTTCAGGTTTTGGTTCTGATGAAGATACTTATCCATACTTGACTGGTTCATGGTCGCAAAAATTCAACTATCCACCAATGCCATTCGATGGTGTCTTGTTTGGTTCTAGAGTCATGACTGCTAAAGAAGCACACACTTCATTAGAGGCCAAGAAGTTGATTGCCAGCTGTACCGGTGTTTCAGATGACAAATGGGAACAAACTTATAAGAAGCCAACTGGTGGTATTGTTACTGTTAAGTCAGAAATGGGTGAGCCAATCCACAAGATTGCCACTAGAGGTGTTATGTTTTGGAAAGAGTTGGATGAAACAATCTTTAACTTGCCCAAAAACAAGCTTGTTGAAGcattgaacaaaaagagagacTACATCATTGCCAAGTTGAACAAGGACTCTCAAAAGCCATGGTTTGCTAAGAATTCTGAAGGTGATTGTGACTTGGAAGATATGACATACCAAGAAGTTGCCAACAGAATGATTGAGTTGATGTATGTCAACAAGTCCAACAGATGGATCGATGTCTCTTTGAGAAATTTCTTTGGTGATATCTTGAAGAGAATCGAAGAAAGATTCACTACTGAGAATGGAGCCATCTCTTTGATTCAAAACTATGCTCAATTGAACGATAAGCCACAAGAGTTTACCGATAACTTTTTCAACCACTTTTCTTTGGCCAAGACTCAGTTAATTTCAGAAGAAGATTGTGATTACTTTTTGATGTGTGCTGCTAGACCCACTCAAAAACCAGCACCATTCGTTCCAGTCTTGGATGAGagatttgaatttttcttCAAGAAGGATTCATTATGGCAATCTGAAGATTTGGAAGCTGTTGTCGACGAGGATGTGCAAAGAACTTGTATCTTGCATGGTCCAGTTGCCTGTCAATTCACCAACAAGGTTGACGAACCAATTGGTGAAATCTTGGACAATATCCACGAGGGTCACATTGCTAAATTGTTGAAGGATGAATACAATGGTGATGTTTCAAAGATTCCAGTTGTTGAGTACTTTGGTGGCAAAGCACCAAAAGCCTTTAAGCCAATTGAAAATGTCAAAATTGTTACTGATGATGCCAAGCAACAAGTCACATTTGAAATTGGTTCTAAGGTGCCAAACAAGCAAGCTTGGTTGGACTTGTTGGCCGGTGAGCAATTGAGTTGGTTACAAGCATTTATTTCTACCGATAGAGTTGTTCAAGGATCAAAACATGTCGCCAATCCTGCTCACGATATTTTGTCCCCTGCACCACATATTAAGGTGACTATTGACCAGAGCACAAGCACTTTGAATGTTTATGAAAATGTCAAGGGTGATCTTGTTCCAGTTGTTGAGATCAAATTTGCTCAAGCAGACAACACCATTACCTTGTCATTGATTGAACACAGAACTGCTGACGGTAAGCCTGTTGCATTGCCATTCTTGTACAAATACCAACCAGAGGATGGTTTTGCTCCAATTGTTGAAGTTATGGAGTCAAGAAACAATAGAATCAAGGAGTTTTACTGGAAGTTGTGGTTTGGCTCACACATCCCATATGATTTGGACATCAATGTTGAAGAACAAATCTTGGGAGGTGAAGTTACCGTTACCGGTACCGATATTGCAAACTTTACCCACGCTATTGGTAACAAATGTGAAGCTTTTGTCAACAGACCTGGTAAAGTGACTTTGGCTCCAATGGATTTTGCCATTGTTATTGGATGGAGAGCTATTATTAAAGCCATCTTTCCTAAGACCGTTGATGGtgatttgttgaaattggTTCACTTGTCAAATGGTTACAAGATGATTCCAGGCGCAGCACCATTGAAGAAAGATGACGTTGTTTCCACCAAGGCTGAGATCAAGGCTGTTTTGAATCAACCAAGTGGTAAATTGGTTGAAGTTGTTGGAACTATTTATCGTGAAGGAAAACCAGTTATGCAAGTCTCATCTCAATTCTTGTACAGAGGTGAATACACCGACTACGAAAACACTTTCCAAAAGGTCACTGAGACTCCAGTGCAAGTTGCTTTCAAATCGTCAAAGGATTTGGCTGTGTTGAGATCTAAAGAATGGTTCCACTTGACCAAGGATGTTGAATTTGATATGTTGACTTTTAGATGCGAATCTACTTATAAATTCAAGTCAGCCAACGTATACTCGTCAATCATCACCACAGGTCAAGTATTTATGGAATTGCCCACAAAAGAAGTCATCCAAGTTGGTGAGGTCAATTACGAAGCAGGTGTTTCATATGGTAATCCGGTAACTGATTACCTTGCAAGAAACGGAAAGACCATTGAAGAAGCCATCACTTTTGAGAATGCTATTCCAATCTCATCAAGCGAAGAATTGATCTCAAAGGCACCAGGTACCAATGAGCCATACGCTATTGTTTCTGGTGATTACAACCCTATCCACGTCTCAAGAGTCTTTGCCGAATATGCCAAGTTACCAGGTACTATTACCCATGGTATGTACTCATCAGCATCAGTTAGAGCTTTGGTTGAAGAATGGGCTGCAAACAATGTTGCTTCCAGAGTCCGTGCATTCAAGTGTGACTTTGTTGGTATGGTTTTGCCAAACGATACTTTGCAAACTACCATGGAACATGTTGGTATGATCAATGGTCGTAAGATTATCAAGGTGCAAACCAAGAATATCGAGACCGATTTACCAGTGTTGATTGGTGAAGCTGAGATTGAACAACCAATTACCACCTATGTCTTTACCGGTCAAGGCTCTCAAGAACAAGGTATGGGTATGGACTTGTACAATTCATCTGATGTTGCTAAAGAAGTTTGGGACAAGGCTGACAAGcatttcatcaacaactatGGTTTCTCAATTTTGGACATTGTGCAAAATAACCCTAATGAGTTGACCATCCACTTTGGTGGTGCCAAGGGTAGGGCTATTAGAGACAACTATATTGGAATGATGTTTGAGACCATTAGTGAAGATGGTGAATTGAAATCCGAAAAGATCTTTAAAGACATTGACCACACCACTACTTCATACACTTTTGTTTCGCCAACTGGTTTATTATCTGCTACCCAATTCACTCAACCTGCTTTGACATTGATGGAAAAGGCTGCTTACGAAGATATCAAGTCCAAGGGTTTGATTCCACTGGATATAATGTTTGCTGGTCATTCATTGGGTGAGTACTCAGCCTTGAGTTCATTAGCCAACGTTATGCCAATCGAATCTTTGGTGGATGTTGTCTTTTACAGAGGTATGACAATGCAAGTTGCCGTGCCAAGAGATGAGTTGGGTAGATCCAACTATGGTATGTGTGCTATCAATCCAAGCAGAGTCAGTGCTACATTCAATGATGCTGCATTAAGATTTGTGGTTGAAGAAGTGTCGTCTAGAACTGAATGGTTGTTGGAGATTGTGAACTACAATGTTGAGAACCAACAATACGTTGCTGCTGGTGATTTGAGAGCATTGGACACCTTGACCAATGTTTTGAATGTCTTAAAGATCAACAAGATTGATATCGTCAAGTTGCAAGAGCAATTGTCTATTGAAGAAGTAAAGACACACCTTTACGAAATTGTTGACGAGGTTAAAGCAAAGAGTCTTGCTAAGCCACAGCCTATCGAGTTGGAGAGAGGCTTTGCTGTTATTCCATTAAAGGGAATCTCCGTGCCATTCCATTCATCATATTTGATGTCTGGAGTAAAGCCATTCCAAAGATTCTTGTGTAAGAAGATTCCAAAATCATCAGTCAAGCCTCACGACTTGATTGGAAAGTATATTCCAAACTTGACTGCTAAACCATTTGAAATTACAAAGGAATATTTCACTGATGTATACAACTTGACAAAATCAGAAAAGATCAAGGCTATCTTGGACAATTGGGAACTGTACGAGAAGCAATAG
- the VIP1 gene encoding inositol hexakisphosphate and diphosphoinositol-pentakisphosphate kinase (BUSCO:EOG09260FMW) yields MSGEEHKSLPIPTGSNDKVANAPNSLAPPQGANDAGKARSAHPTMSPLSLSPNAKTIDQLMKDNHPTPATEKAIASIAPMLEAFTPKTNAEDSASRLGSISLPSPYVSSSSALNTHSAGSTEDIGVIDEVAPLTVENVGEIRSKANSFSMTNASASASGSAPAATAAAGGGSGGDGSKLNKTISNTSNTSRKSFSQTINKVPEHVQKKPSLGKIGVCAMDAKALSKPCRKILNRLIENGEFETVIFGDKVILDETIENWPTCDFLISFFSTGFPLEKAIAYVNYRKPFLINDLVFQKALWDRRVVLAILNHANVPSPERLEISRDGGPQLEEQLQERMKEVGFTDDQLHALSNQQEPEWEMVDEDTLRVGDKIMKKPFVEKPVDGEDHNVYIYYPKSTGGGGRRLFRKIGNKSSEFDPNLTEPRTDGSFIYESFMDTDNFEDVKAYTVGPNFCHAETRKSPVVDGIVRRNTHGKEIRYVTELSNDEKQMAKSISAAFMQTICGFDLLRVNGKSYVIDVNGFSFVKDNNEYYDSCANILRSMFVEAKKSRDLLKNKVPLSLQTSQFEQKEQKWVFKGMVTVIRHADRTPKQKFKYSFKSPLFISLLKGHTEEVIIRAVPDLQVVLETVKIAEEKQLEDRKKLKQLRIALEKKINFPGTKIQIKPSLNAENPEIVDKVQFILKWGGEPTHSAKHQATDVGEQMRQNLKLLNREALNDVKVYTSSERRVITSAQYFTTSLLGLTDEHLPEDFLIVRKDLLDDSNAAKDLMDKVKKKLKPLLRQGAEAPPQFTWPPKMPQPFEVIKRVCELMNFHHQIMKYNFETKDVQHFQENWCCGEDPFLFKERWDKLFQEFISVEKTHPSKISELYDTMKYDALHNRHFLQKIFEFDPNDEQLLARLRETCGSTVNSSGLVSEYPINLLAMNNFKIPSEGTSVSSSHNNSSTQLNPSSSASAGSLGWVLSGATADIKQASGGSGNGNGNGNGNGNGVDGVSSNSNTSASTSAGSSTTVNGNGSGNGISKNNNANASSSQKGAQNPFDHATFTRLRELYRLSKVLFDFICPQEYGIKDEEKLDIGLLTSLPLAKQILSDIQDMKKDASSPSVVNYFTKESHIYTLLNVIYGAQLPMKIARNALPELDYLSQIVFELYEADDPTSPQGKKHSIRLSLSPGCHTQDPLDVQLDDDHYIGCIPRLSLTRHLDMDLVTQRLKSRFSRVSLPKKFTPVNISSPLASGI; encoded by the coding sequence ATGTCTGGTGAAGAGCATAAATCTTTACCCATACCAACGGGATCCAACGACAAAGTGGCTAATGCGCCAAACTCATTAGCACCACCACAGGGAGCCAATGATGCAGGAAAGGCTAGACTGGCGCACCCAACGATGTCACCGCTTTCGTTATCGCCCAACGCAAAGACTATTGATCAACTTATGAAAGACAACCATCCAACACCGGCAACTGAAAAAGCAATAGCTTCAATAGCTCCCATGTTGGAGGCATTCACGCCAAAGACAAATGCTGAGGACTCGGCATCAAGGTTGGGGTCTATTTCCTTGCCATCGCCATACGTTTCTTCGTCCTCTGCATTAAATACGCATTCTGCGGGAAGCACAGAAGATATTGGTGTTATTGATGAAGTAGCTCCTTTAACAGTAGAGAATGTTGGTGAGATAAGATCAAAGGCAAACTCATTTTCCATGACAaatgcttctgcttctgcttctggtTCAGCTCCagctgctactgctgctgctgggGGTGGAAGTGGAGGTGATGGATCCAAGTTGAATAAAACTATTTCAAACACTTCAAACACTTCGAGAAAACTGTTTTCACAAACCATCAACAAAGTTCCTGAACATGTTCAAAAAAAGCCAAGCTTAGGTAAGATTGGAGTCTGTGCCATGGATGCTAAAGCATTGAGTAAACCATGTAGAAAAATACTTAATCGTTTGATTGAAAATGGCGAATTTGAAACTGTGATTTTTGGTGACAAGGTTATTTTGGATGAGACTATTGAAAACTGGCCAACTTGTGATTTTTTgattagttttttttcaacaggGTTCCCACTTGAAAAGGCTATTGCATATGTCAATTATAGAAAACCATTTTTAATCAATGACTTGGTGTTCCAAAAAGCGTTATGGGATCGTCGAGTTGTTTTGGCAATCTTAAACCATGCAAATGTGCCAAGTCCCGAGAGGTTGGAGATTAGCAGAGATGGTGGTCCACAATTGGAAGAGCAATTGCAAGAGAGAATGAAGGAGGTTGGCTTTACAGATGACCAACTTCATGCATTGAGTAATCAGCAGGAACCTGAATGGGAAATGGTGGATGAAGATACCCTTCGTGTTGGCGACAAAATTATGAAGAAGccatttgttgaaaaaccAGTTGATGGAGAAGATCACAATGTGTATATTTACTACCCAAAGTCCACAGGTGGTGGAGGTAGAAGATTATTTAGAAAGATTGGTAACAAATCCTCCGAGTTTGATCCAAACTTGACGGAACCAAGAACTGATGGCTCTTTTATTTATGAAAGTTTCATGGATACAGACAACTTTGAGGATGTCAAGGCATATACTGTTGGACCCAATTTTTGCCATgcagaaacaagaaaatcaCCAGTCGTGGATGGTATAGTTAGAAGAAATACGCACGGTAAAGAAATTCGTTACGTAACAGAGTTGAGCAATGACGAAAAGCAAATGGCGAAATCAATTAGTGCTGCATTTATGCAAACGATTTGTGGGTTTGATCTTCTTAGAGTCAATGGTAAATCCTATGTTATTGATGTCAATGGATTTTCATTTGTTAAGGATAATAACGAATACTACGATTCGTGTGCAAATATTTTGCGTTCAATGTTTGTTGAAGCTAAAAAGTCAAGAGACTTGCTCAAGAATAAAGTACCATTGCTGTTGCAAACAAGTcaatttgaacaaaagGAGCAGAAATGGGTCTTTAAAGGTATGGTCACTGTTATTAGACATGCAGATCGTACCCCAAAGCAAAAATTCAAGTACTCGTTTAAATCACCACTCTTTATCAGTTTGCTAAAAGGTCATACTGAAGAAGTGATTATTCGTGCTGTTCCAGATCTTCAAGTTGTGCTTGAGACCGTGAAGATTGctgaagaaaaacaactcGAAGACcgtaaaaaattaaagcaATTAAGGATAGcgttggaaaagaagataaatTTCCCAGGAACAAAGATCCAAATCAAACCTTCTTTGAATGCGGAGAATCCGgaaattgttgataaaGTGCAGTTTATCTTGAAATGGGGAGGTGAGCCAACACACTCTGCTAAGCATCAAGCCACCGATGTTGGAGAACAAATGAGACAAAACTTGAAGTTATTGAACCGCGAGGCGTTGAATGATGTCAAGGTATATACCTCTTCTGAGAGAAGAGTCATTACTAGTGCGCAATATTTCACAACTTCGCTCCTTGGTCTCACTGATGAACATTTGCCGGAAGACTTCCTTATTGTGAGAAAGGATTTACTAGATGACTCCAATGCTGCTAAAGACTTGATGGAcaaagtgaaaaagaagttaAAGCCATTGTTGAGACAGGGTGCAGAAGCACCTCCTCAATTTACATGGCCACCTAAGATGCCACAACCATTTGAAGTCATTAAAAGAGTTTGTGAATTGATGAactttcatcatcaaatcATGAAATATAATTTTGAGACCAAGGATGTCCAACATTTCCAAGAGAATTGGTGTTGCGGTGAAGATCCATTCTTGTTCAAAGAAAGGTGGGATAAGTTGTTTCAAGAGTTTATTAGCGTCGAAAAGACTCATCCTTCGAAAATCTCAGAGTTGTACGATACCATGAAGTATGATGCATTGCATAATCGTCATTTCTTGCAAAagatttttgaatttgatcCTAATGACGAACAACTCTTGGCGAGATTGAGAGAAACCTGTGGAAGTACTGTGAACTCTTCTGGTTTAGTGAGTGAGTACCCAATCAATTTATTAGCAATgaacaatttcaaaattccTTCCGAGGGTACTTCTGTGTCAAGCTCGCATAACAATTCTAGCACACAATTGAATCCTTCGAGTCTGGCATCAGCGGGATCTTTGGGATGGGTTCTTAGTGGCGCCACTGCTGATATAAAACAGGcaagtggtggtagtggtaatGGTAATGGTAATGGTAATGGTAATGGTAATGGAGTTGATGGAGTttcatcaaactcaaacacGAGTGCAAGTACGAGTGCAGGTTCGAGTACCACCGTCAATGGCAATGGCAGTGGCAATGGCATTagtaaaaacaataatgcAAATGCCAGTTCATCGCAAAAAGGTGCACAAAACCCATTTGATCATGCTACATTTACAAGATTACGGGAATTATACCGTCTCTCCAAAgttttatttgattttataTGTCCACAAGAGTACGGAAtcaaagatgaagagaaaCTTGATATTGGTTTACTAACTTCATTACCATTGGCCAAGCAAATACTTTCTGACATACAGGATATGAAGAAAGATGCGTCATCTCCGTCGGTGGTCAATTATTTCACAAAGGAAAGTCACATTTACACTTTGCTCAATGTTATTTATGGAGCTCAATTACCAATGAAGATTGCGAGAAATGCATTACCGGAATTGGACTATTTATCACAAATTGTGTTTGAATTGTACGAGGCGGATGACCCAACTAGCCCTCAGGGTAAAAAACATTCAATTAGATTGAGTTTGAGTCCCGGTTGTCATACTCAGGATCCATTGGATGTGCAATTGGATGATGATCACTACATTGGATGTATACCAAGATTGAGCTTGACCAGACATTTGGACATGGACTTGGTGACGCAAAGATTAAAATCGAGATTCTCAAGAGTATCATTACCCAAGAAATTTACCCCTGTCAATATTTCCAGTCCTTTGGCCAGTGGAATTTAG